In Gossypium raimondii isolate GPD5lz chromosome 12, ASM2569854v1, whole genome shotgun sequence, a single window of DNA contains:
- the LOC105762879 gene encoding protein CHROMATIN REMODELING 35, translating to MEPPLPVLPTNYGISNEFCSKGCKRTRLSSDSKDYDSTISAANPQDGNEKTKPKVLPNAIDFSDPLAYAKMLETFNTGGKYGSVTKDVETLISVNTQLVSKVLALHPRLSNMSADVEKTQRKEASKVPSRQLSHLSRNNFIDLEDDSIGNDITSSVSPVVILDSDDEDNRNPRSLHPVQEIVLRKPSGNLIYKEIKVGEPNLFQFGVSMGNRVYKEEKISLTSEFDIKKDKGVYVGVEDDVDAQMENEDDGLGDIWQEMSMALEFSKDAIEDTSNEHMLEDDEDCDHSFVLKDDLGYVCRICGVIQRGIETIIDIQYNKAKKSTNAYAFEPRNGKNRESIETGVKFSEDDLAVTGITAHPRHMKQMKPHQVEGFNFLLSNLVADNPGGCILAHAPGSGKTFMIISFMQSFLAKYPHAKPLVVLPKGILATWKKEFETWQVEDIPLLDFYTVKADNRSQQLDVLKKWVECKSILFLGYKQFSTIICDGGTSQTSISCREILLRAPSILILDEGHTPRNENTDVLQSLAKVQTARKVVLSGTLYQNHVKEVFNILNLVRPKFLRLDTSKSVIKRIMSKVHIAGVKKQLKAGADAAFYDLVEHTLQKDENFERKVSVIHDLREMTSKVLHYYKGDFLDELPGLVDFTVVLSLGPRQKDEVHKLRRFQRKFKISSVGSAVYLHPKLNSFSENSDTTDDKMDELLNTLDVREGVKAKFFLNMLNLCESAGEKLLVFSQYLVPLKFLERLSVKVKGWQPGIQVFSITGESSSDHREWSMDRFNNSPDAKVFFGSIKACGEGISLVGASRIIILDVHLNPSVTRQAIGRAFRPGQKKKVYTYRLVAGDSPEEEDHSTCFKKELIAKMWFEWNKYCGNRDFDMETVNLNACNDLFLESQLLREDIRDLYRR from the exons ATGGAGCCTCCCCTGCCGGTTTTGCCTACAAATTACGGAATCTCAAACg AATTCTGTTCTAAAGGTTGTAAAAGGACAAGATTatcgagtgattcaaaagaTTATGACAGCACCATCTCTGCTGCAAATCCTCAAGATGGCAATGAAAAGACAAAACCTAAGGTCTTACCGAATGCAATTGATTTCAGTGACCCACTTGCATATGCTAAAATGCTTGAAACTTTTAATACTGGTGGTAAATATGGAAGTGTTACAAAAGATGTAGAAACCCTTATTTCTGTGAATACACAATTGGTAAGCAAGGTACTTGCTTTGCATCCTCGTCTTTCAAATATGTCGGCGGATGTGGAAAAGACCCAAAGGAAAGAGGCTTCAAAGGTCCCAAGTCGACAACTTTCCCATTTGTCACGAAATAATTTTATCGACTTGGAGGATGACTCTATTGGAAATGACATCACATCATCGGTGTCACCAGTAGTGATTCTGGATTCAGATGATGAAGACAATAGAAATCCTAGATCTCTACATCCGGTTCAGGAAATTGTATTGAGGAAGCCATCTGGGAATTTAATCTATAAAGAGATAAAG GTTGGAGAGCCTAATTTGTTTCAGTTTGGGGTGTCTATGGGTAACCGAGTTTACAAGGAAGAGAAGATTAGTCTAACCAGTGAATTTGATATCAAGAAGGATAAAGGTGTTTATGTTGGTGTTGAAGACGATGTTGATGCTCAAATGGAGAATGAAGATGATGGTCTGGGAGATATTTGGCAGGAGATGTCAATGGCATTAGAATTCTCCAAG GATGCTATTGAGGATACTTCAAACGAGCACATGCTGGAAGATGACGAAGATTGTGATCATTCTTTTGTCTTGAAGGATGATCTTGGTTATGTGTGTAGAATTTGCGGGGTCATTCAGAGAGGAATTGAGACTATAATTGACATCCAGTATAACAAG GCCAAAAAGAGCACAAATGCTTATGCATTTGAGCCTCGAAATGGCAAAAATAGAGAGTCAATTGAAACTGGAGTTAAGTTCTCTGAAGATGATTTAGCAGTAACTGGCATAACTGCTCATCCAAGGCATATGAAGCAAATGAAACCTCATCAAGTAGAAGGCTTTAATTTTCTTCTGAGCAATTTGGTGGCAGATAACCCTGGGGGCTGCATCTTGGCACATGCCCCTGGTTCGGGAAAAACATTTATGATAATCAGCTTCATGCAGAGTTTCCTAGCCAAATATCCACATGCTAAACCACTAGTTGTGCTTCCAAAAGGCATCTTGGCTACATGGAAAAAGGAGTTTGAAACATGGCAAGTAGAGGATATTCCACTGCTTGATTTTTATACTGTGAAAGCAGATAATAGATCTCAGCAATTGGATGTTTTGAAGAAGTGGGTTGAGTGCAAAAGTATCCTTTTTCTGGGATACAAGCAGTTCTCTACCATAATTTGTGATGGTGGAACCAGCCAGACTTCTATATCTTGCCGAGAGATACTGCTCAGAGCaccttcaattttaattttggatgaAGGCCACACACCGAGGAATGAGAACACCGATGTGTTACAATCCCTTGCAAAAGTGCAAACAGCTCGAAAAGTGGTGCTTTCAGGAACTCTTTATCAAAATCATGTCAAAGAGGTATTTAACATATTGAACCTTGTTCGACCAAAGTTTCTTAGGTTGGATACTTCAAAATCAGTAATTAAGCGGATAATGAGCAAGGTGCATATAGCTGGGGTGAAGAAGCAGTTAAAAGCTGGAGCAGATGCAGCTTTTTATGATTTGGTGGAGCACACACTGcagaaagatgaaaattttgagagaaaagtcTCAGTCATCCATGATCTGCGTGAGATGACCAGCAAAGTTCTTCATTACTATAAAGGTGATTTCTTGGATGAGCTTCCTGGACTTGTTGATTTCACTGTTGTGCTGAGTCTTGGTCCTAGACAGAAGGATGAAGTTCACAAGTTAAGAAGGTTTCAAAGGAAATTCAAGATTTCATCTGTTGGTAGTGCTGTTTATCTCCATCCAAAACTGAATTCTTTCTCTGAGAACTCTGACACAACAGATGATAAGATGGATGAGTTGTTAAACACATTAGATGTTAGAGAGGGCGTCAAAgcaaaattttttcttaatatgttaaatttgtgtgagTCAGCTGGTGAGAAACTCCTTGTTTTTAGTCAGTATCTTGTCCCCTTGAAATTTTTAGAGAGATTGTCCGTGAAAGTGAAGGGTTGGCAACCAGGAATTCAGGTTTTCTCGATCACGGGTGAATCAAGCTCTGATCATAGGGAGTGGTCTATGGATCGCTTCAACAACTCTCCTGATGCCAAAGTTTTCTTTGGATCTATAAAGGCATGTGGAGAGGGAATTTCTTTGGTGGGGGCATCCCGAATTATCATCTTGGATGTCCATCTTAATCCATCTGTGACCCGCCAAGCAATAGGTCGTGCATTTCGCCCTGGCCAAAAGAAGAAAGTGTACACGTATAGATTGGTTGCAGGGGATTCTCCTGAGGAGGAGGATCATAGTACTTGTTTCAAGAAGGAATTAATTGCAAAAATGTGGTTTGAGTGGAACAAGTATTGTGGTAACCGAGATTTTGATATGGAGACTGTTAATTTGAACGCGTGCAATGATCTCTTTTTGGAAAGTCAGTTGTTAAGGGAAGACATTAGGGATCTGTACAGAAG GTAG
- the LOC105762880 gene encoding BEL1-like homeodomain protein 6 gives MATYDTGSDNQKDTAPMIYFRESMPGSFPEAPVLPGNAIMYMNSGSYLDAFAGNSQQQNNCVEILAVEASDSTPQQQEILSNLGGSRVGDFGTWRDGRNEILVMHPMDGTASILHSGQNLQGQGLSLSLGTQIPSGIQMTSIPYRNPNSTFASFLSPNPTLTGEGGSRTSSCRDEQSRNAEYVPPGFSGGNQDSNKGDLSAYGMSSTSRTIPNSKYLKAVQQLLDEVVNVRMALKQCNGEKNQSSEDNRMKSSKEDDGGSKKMPSNRQESSNNTPNQLSQAEKQELQSKLTKLLSMLDEVDRRYKQYYHQMQIVVSSFDVIAGCGAAKPYTALALQTISCHFRCLRDAINGQIRATRKSLGEQDTSENGKGVGITRLRYVDQQLRQQRALQQLGMMQQHAWRPQRGLPESSVSILRAWLFEHFLHPYPKDSDKIMLARQTGLTRSQVANWFINARVRLWKPMVEEMYKEEFADAEMDSNSSSENAVKATKGDTRTSEDRGEDVQQSESSLAIERCDTRQLVDSKPNPVPSLVDMAGPVTGAGFQYFTRGETETEHMLLQLREEQRPNIDDSNLFPNAISHPDGDSGRIMAVAAYQMSGFGNFGNRSSVSLTLGLQHCEGGNIPISGGGHQDFVAMRGDDICNPTASTVGAAETSDFECINPGNRQHGFSSSHLLHDFVT, from the exons ATGGCTACTTATGACACTGGTTCTGATAATCAAAAAGATACTGCTCCAATGATCTATTTTAGAGAATCGATGCCTGGTTCATTTCCAGAGGCACCAGTTCTTCCTGGTAATGCGATTATGTATATGAATTCTGGGTCATATTTAGATGCATTTGCTGGGAATTCTCAGCAACAAAATAACTGCGTTGAGATTCTGGCTGTGGAAGCTTCAGATTCGACTCCACAGCAGCAAGAGATATTGTCAAACCTTGGTGGCTCACGTGTTGGTGACTTTGGTACTTGGAGGGATGGTAGAAATGAAATTCTAGTTATGCATCCGATGGATGGTACTGCCAGCATCCTTCACAGTGGTCAAAACTTGCAAGGTCAAGGATTATCGCTAAGTCTTGGAACCCAAATTCCTTCAGGAATTCAAATGACTTCTATCCCCTATCGAAATCCCAATTCCACTTTTGCTTCGTTCTTGAGTCCTAATCCAACACTTACCGGAGAGGGTGGCAGCAGGACTAGCTCTTGTAGAGATGAACAGTCGAGAAACGCGGAATATGTTCCACCTGGTTTTTCTGGAGGTAACCAAGATTCAAATAAGGGGGATTTATCTGCATATGGAATGTCAAGTACTTCAAGAACTATTCCTAATTCCAAATATCTCAAGGCAGTGCAACAACTGCTTGATGAAGTCGTTAATGTTCGAATGGCTCTAAAGCAATGTAATGGTGAGAAAAACCAAAGCTCAGAAGACAACCGGATGAAGAGTTCCAAAGAGGATGATGGAGGATCAAAGAAAATGCCCTCAAATCGGCAAGAATCCTCCAATAACACTCCAAACCAGCTTTCACAGGCTGAGAAACAAGAACTACAAAGCAAGTTAACGAAGCTGTTGTCCATGTTGGATGAG GTTGATAGAAGGTATAAACAGTATTATCATCAGATGCAGATTGTAGTGTCTTCTTTTGATGTGATAGCAGGGTGTGGAGCTGCTAAGCCATACACAGCACTCGCGCTTCAGACTATATCCTGCCACTTTCGGTGCTTGCGAGATGCTATTAACGGTCAAATTCGGGCAACACGTAAGAGTCTTGGGGAGCAGGATACTTCAGAAAATGGTAAAGGAGTAGGAATTACTCGTCTGCGTTATGTGGATCAGCAGCTGCGACAACAGAGGGCTCTTCAGCAACTTGGGATGATGCAACAACATGCATGGAGACCTCAGAGAGGTCTGCCCGAAAGCTCAGTTTCAATACTTCGTGCTTGGCTGTTTGAGCATTTTCTTCATCC CTACCCGAAGGATTCTGATAAGATCATGCTAGCAAGACAGACAGGCTTGACTAGAAGTCAG GTTGCCAATTGGTTTATAAATGCACGGGTGCGTCTCTGGAAGCCTATGGTCGAAGAGATGTACAAGGAAGAATTTGCGGATGCAGAAATGGACTCTAATTCTTCATCAGAAAATGCTGTCAAAGCAACAAAAGGTGATACAAGGACCTCTGAGGATAGAGGTGAAGATGTGCAACAAAGTGAAAGTTCGCTGGCCATAGAGAGATGTGACACCAGACAGTTGGTGGATTCCAAACCCAACCCTGTTCCTTCTTTAGTTGATATGGCAGGACCAGTTACTGGAGCTGGTTTCCAGTACTTCACACGAGGAGAAACTGAAACCGAACATATGTTACTTCAGCTACGAGAGGAGCAGAGGCCCAATATTGATGATTCTAACCTGTTCCCTAATGCAATTTCTCATCCTGATGGTGATAGTGGCCGGATTATGGCAGTAGCTGCTTACCAGATGTCAGGGTTTGgtaattttggaaatagaagCAGTGTCTCACTCACTTTGGGATTGCAGCACTGTGAGGGTGGTAATATACCTATATCAGGTGGAGGCCATCAAGATTTTGTTGCAATGAGAGGGGATGACATATGCAATCCTACTGCATCAACTGTAGGGGCCGCCGAAACATCAGATTTTGAATGCATAAATCCTGGAAACCGGCAACATGGGTTTAGTTCCTCTCATTTGTTACATGATTTTGTCACATGA